The following proteins are co-located in the Halarcobacter sp. genome:
- a CDS encoding TIGR00282 family metallophosphoesterase: protein MRIAFIGDIVGRPGRKIIKENLFKIKDQYNIDFVIANGENASHGFGLTVKNCNELLKAGIDIITGGNHSFDKKQEMFALLETGQVLRPDNYPEGVPGSGIKVVEVNNEKLAVINLMGQFGMPMVENPFNWVKKIMEDLKQQNIKNIFVDFHAEATSEKRIIFMMLKGQVSAVCGTHTHIGTDDLEITDNTAYLTDIGLTGCRDNVIGMNENVPIQKVTTGLGGHFEVPNSCKSILQMMLIDIEEGKAINSFKLKKYCDKDEIIKTDAIIN from the coding sequence TTGAGAATAGCATTTATTGGTGATATCGTTGGACGTCCAGGCAGAAAAATTATTAAAGAGAATCTTTTTAAAATAAAAGATCAATATAATATTGATTTTGTAATAGCAAATGGTGAAAATGCAAGTCATGGATTTGGACTTACTGTAAAAAACTGTAATGAGTTATTAAAAGCAGGAATAGATATTATTACAGGTGGAAACCACTCTTTTGATAAAAAACAAGAGATGTTTGCACTTCTTGAAACTGGACAGGTTTTAAGACCAGATAATTACCCTGAAGGGGTACCTGGTTCTGGTATTAAAGTTGTTGAAGTAAATAATGAAAAACTAGCTGTTATAAACCTAATGGGACAATTTGGTATGCCAATGGTTGAAAATCCATTTAATTGGGTAAAAAAGATAATGGAAGATTTAAAACAGCAAAATATTAAAAATATTTTTGTAGATTTTCATGCAGAAGCTACAAGTGAAAAAAGAATTATTTTTATGATGTTAAAAGGTCAAGTTAGTGCAGTTTGTGGAACTCATACTCATATTGGTACTGACGACTTAGAAATCACAGATAATACAGCATACCTTACAGATATTGGTTTAACAGGTTGTAGAGATAATGTGATAGGAATGAATGAAAATGTGCCAATTCAAAAAGTAACTACTGGATTAGGTGGACATTTTGAAGTTCCTAATTCTTGTAAATCAATTTTACAAATGATGCTAATAGATATAGAAGAGGGTAAAGCTATTAACAGTTTTAAACTAAAAAAATATTGCGATAAAGATGAAATAATAAAAACAGATGCAATTATCAACTAA